In Methanotorris formicicus Mc-S-70, a single genomic region encodes these proteins:
- a CDS encoding NADH-quinone oxidoreductase subunit B family protein: protein MLKEFVRKRSIHVCIVNTGGCNGCDIEIVSCLAPRYDIEQYGIFVHNNPREADVLLVTGPVTLPWKERLKEIYEKTPEPKIVVAVGACALSGGIFKEGHVVGGVDKVIPVDAKIPGCPPRPSEIIEAILKVGPDALAMKEKMIKEKLRKGKAVI, encoded by the coding sequence ATGTTAAAAGAATTTGTAAGAAAAAGGTCAATTCATGTTTGTATTGTAAATACAGGCGGATGTAATGGTTGTGATATTGAGATCGTCTCTTGCTTAGCCCCAAGGTATGATATTGAGCAGTATGGTATTTTTGTCCATAATAATCCAAGGGAAGCGGATGTTTTATTGGTAACTGGCCCAGTGACTCTTCCTTGGAAGGAAAGGTTAAAAGAAATTTACGAAAAAACTCCAGAGCCAAAGATAGTCGTTGCTGTTGGAGCATGTGCTTTAAGTGGAGGTATATTCAAGGAAGGGCATGTTGTTGGTGGAGTTGATAAGGTCATTCCAGTAGATGCAAAAATCCCTGGTTGTCCACCGAGACCTTCTGAAATCATAGAGGCAATTTTAAAAGTAGGACCTGATGCATTGGCAATGAAAGAGAAAATGATTAAGGAGAAATTGAGGAAAGGAAAAGCAGTAATTTAA
- a CDS encoding DUF1959 domain-containing protein, whose amino-acid sequence MDEKYKKDSLEQKYNIIKDNRYIMEEVIVPISKVLNLPIDEVVEIFVRKCDSATLYELHAYAEQARMGCLGRKVDIDLGLCWLSDFFGLISRKDADLIRKKVVESHILHKKPYKEALEEGRKLILQLLKE is encoded by the coding sequence ATGGATGAAAAATACAAAAAAGACAGTTTAGAGCAAAAATACAACATCATTAAGGACAATAGATACATTATGGAAGAGGTCATAGTTCCGATTTCAAAAGTTCTCAATCTCCCTATTGATGAAGTGGTTGAGATATTTGTGAGGAAGTGCGATAGTGCAACATTGTATGAACTTCATGCCTATGCAGAGCAGGCAAGGATGGGATGTTTAGGAAGAAAGGTGGATATTGATTTAGGTTTATGTTGGCTTAGTGATTTCTTTGGTTTAATATCAAGGAAAGATGCTGATTTAATTAGAAAGAAAGTGGTTGAATCCCACATTCTGCATAAAAAGCCATACAAAGAGGCTTTGGAAGAAGGGAGGAAATTAATTCTCCAATTATTGAAGGAGTAG
- a CDS encoding hydrogenase large subunit: protein MAVIPIGPIHPILKEPLRIKLYVEGERVVDAEIEMGYVHRGIEKIMEGKHYLKGIYLSERVCGICSYVHTQTFAECIEHISKIEIPDKARYLRVIACELERIHSHLIASAVYNFAIEHETIGMWLLNAREMVMDLMEMITGNRVNMGFNVVGGVRVDIDREMMDKIYRTLDKFEEDLKNIIEAFETGPMIGLRSKGIGILNYGEIMKTRAVGPVARGSGLPESDWRLRHPTYQELNFKPVWREEGDNFARMMVRHEEVIASVELIRKALELYGECSGGVRKKVHVKGGEGDWRNEAPRGEVLYKITITNDGIIKRIMIRTPTVMNLEAYKYMLKTCPTISDAVSTYASIDPCISCTERTIIVKGANNKEKTIKF from the coding sequence ATGGCAGTGATTCCAATAGGTCCAATACATCCAATATTAAAAGAACCGTTAAGGATAAAGTTGTATGTTGAAGGGGAGAGAGTCGTTGATGCTGAGATAGAGATGGGTTATGTGCATAGAGGAATAGAAAAGATAATGGAAGGAAAGCATTATTTAAAAGGGATTTATTTGTCGGAGAGAGTTTGTGGAATTTGTTCCTATGTGCATACTCAAACATTTGCAGAGTGTATAGAGCATATTTCAAAAATAGAGATTCCAGATAAAGCAAGGTATTTGAGGGTTATAGCATGCGAATTAGAAAGAATCCATAGTCATCTCATCGCTTCTGCTGTATATAATTTTGCAATAGAACATGAAACAATAGGGATGTGGCTGTTAAATGCAAGGGAAATGGTAATGGATTTGATGGAAATGATTACGGGAAATAGGGTAAATATGGGGTTCAATGTTGTTGGGGGTGTTAGGGTTGATATTGATAGGGAGATGATGGATAAGATATACAGAACCTTGGATAAATTTGAAGAAGATTTAAAGAATATCATAGAGGCATTTGAAACAGGCCCAATGATTGGTTTGAGGAGTAAAGGCATTGGTATTTTAAATTATGGAGAAATTATGAAAACAAGGGCTGTTGGCCCTGTTGCGAGAGGTTCTGGGCTTCCAGAGAGTGATTGGAGATTGAGACATCCAACATACCAAGAACTTAACTTTAAACCAGTTTGGAGAGAAGAGGGAGATAACTTTGCAAGGATGATGGTGAGGCATGAGGAGGTTATTGCAAGTGTTGAGTTAATTAGGAAGGCATTGGAACTTTATGGGGAATGCTCTGGAGGGGTTAGAAAAAAGGTTCATGTAAAAGGCGGGGAAGGGGATTGGAGGAATGAAGCACCAAGGGGGGAAGTTCTATACAAGATTACAATAACAAATGATGGGATAATAAAGAGAATAATGATAAGAACTCCAACAGTAATGAATTTAGAGGCATATAAGTATATGCTAAAAACATGCCCAACAATTTCAGATGCAGTTTCCACCTATGCATCAATAGACCCATGTATATCTTGCACTGAAAGGACAATCATTGTTAAGGGTGCCAATAATAAAGAAAAAACCATTAAATTCTAA
- a CDS encoding energy-converting hydrogenase subunit EhaL family protein, whose protein sequence is MLLTIIGFIIGMCLGLAYSYSKYKEPFIKKRIDKLALSLAIIGGLVFNLSPPIGSLFLGFPLGMRPGYGRIEFSVGVVIALLIYLVFLYFGSHYAFGFMLKVR, encoded by the coding sequence ATTGGTATGTGTTTGGGTTTAGCATACAGTTACAGCAAATATAAAGAACCATTCATAAAAAAACGCATTGATAAATTGGCATTATCTCTTGCAATTATTGGGGGGTTGGTATTTAATTTATCCCCACCAATTGGAAGTTTATTTCTTGGATTTCCACTAGGAATGAGACCTGGTTATGGAAGAATAGAGTTTTCGGTTGGTGTGGTTATTGCACTGTTGATTTATTTGGTTTTCCTCTACTTTGGGTCGCATTACGCCTTTGGATTTATGCTTAAAGTAAGGTGA